A region from the Flavobacteriales bacterium genome encodes:
- a CDS encoding serine acetyltransferase — MIRSKADYHAYLEADRIALRRVDSIHKLYDEVWKFQRLLRRVEFMMNCRKHSGIIGRLAYKFWSLRFHAQSVRCGFDIPPNAFGPGLSIAHRGTIVVHPDARIGKNCRIHVDVVIGTRPGPKDLVPTLGDNCYIGPGAKLFGDIVIGPNTAIGANSVVNQSFPDGNMTIAGAPARKVSDTPSTEFIIATRTSDQVSG, encoded by the coding sequence ATGATCCGGAGCAAGGCCGACTACCACGCCTACCTGGAGGCGGACCGCATTGCGCTGCGGCGGGTGGACAGCATCCATAAGTTGTACGATGAGGTGTGGAAGTTCCAGCGGTTGCTGCGACGCGTGGAGTTCATGATGAACTGCCGCAAGCACAGCGGCATCATCGGCAGGCTTGCCTACAAATTTTGGAGCTTGCGCTTCCATGCGCAGAGCGTTCGCTGCGGTTTCGATATTCCGCCCAATGCTTTCGGCCCGGGGCTGAGCATTGCGCACCGGGGCACCATCGTGGTGCACCCCGACGCGCGCATCGGCAAGAACTGCCGCATCCACGTGGACGTGGTGATCGGCACGCGGCCCGGCCCCAAGGACCTGGTCCCCACCCTTGGCGACAACTGCTACATCGGACCCGGAGCAAAACTCTTCGGCGACATTGTCATTGGCCCTAACACCGCCATTGGCGCCAACAGCGTGGTGAACCAGTCGTTCCCTGACGGCAACATGACCATTGCAGGGGCCCCCGCGCGGAAAGTCAGCGATACGCCCAGCACCGAGTTCATCATTGCCACGCGCACCAGCGATCAAGTGTCGGGATGA
- the wecB gene encoding UDP-N-acetylglucosamine 2-epimerase (non-hydrolyzing), with the protein MKKLLIVVGTRPNFIKVTRFKQVAAQRGTLEVRIVHTGQHFSANMADVFFEQFGLVPDIFLEIGAGTPLAQMAGIMEKLEPVVLNEKPDMLMVVGDVNSTLAAALVANKLSVPLAHLESGLRSFDNTMPEEHNRVLTDRITDHFFVTEQSGLDNLRKEGVSEERIHFVGNTMIDTLVAFEEGVKTSPVLDELGLGAGGHVLMTIHRPATVDVKERMSELLDLIAEVAATRKVVFPIHPRTVKNLERFGLKAKADAIKGLVLTEPLDYFAFQKLVASCAFILTDSGGIQEESTYRRVPCLTLRPNTERPITVTMGSNELVPLDMAAVRAAIARIENGSFKKGEVPPLWDGKATERIVEVLERVM; encoded by the coding sequence ATGAAGAAGCTTCTGATCGTCGTCGGCACGCGCCCCAACTTCATCAAGGTCACGCGCTTCAAGCAGGTTGCCGCGCAGCGCGGAACCCTCGAAGTGCGCATCGTCCATACGGGCCAGCACTTCAGCGCCAACATGGCCGATGTTTTCTTCGAGCAGTTCGGATTGGTGCCGGACATTTTCCTGGAGATCGGTGCGGGCACACCGCTGGCGCAGATGGCGGGCATCATGGAGAAACTCGAACCCGTGGTGCTGAACGAGAAGCCCGACATGCTGATGGTTGTGGGCGATGTGAACAGCACGCTTGCAGCAGCTTTGGTGGCCAACAAGTTGAGCGTGCCGCTGGCGCACCTGGAGAGTGGTCTGCGCAGCTTCGACAACACGATGCCCGAGGAACACAACCGGGTGCTCACGGACCGCATCACCGATCATTTCTTCGTCACCGAGCAGAGCGGGCTCGACAATCTGCGCAAGGAGGGCGTATCTGAAGAACGCATCCACTTCGTGGGCAATACGATGATCGATACGCTGGTGGCGTTCGAGGAGGGCGTGAAGACTTCGCCAGTCCTGGACGAGTTGGGTCTGGGTGCTGGTGGACATGTCCTCATGACCATTCACCGACCGGCCACGGTTGATGTGAAGGAACGAATGAGCGAACTGCTCGACCTGATCGCGGAAGTCGCGGCCACGCGCAAGGTGGTGTTCCCCATCCACCCGCGCACGGTGAAGAACCTCGAACGCTTCGGTCTGAAGGCAAAGGCCGATGCCATCAAGGGCCTGGTGCTGACCGAGCCGCTGGACTACTTCGCCTTCCAGAAGTTGGTGGCCTCGTGCGCGTTCATCCTCACGGACAGTGGTGGCATACAGGAAGAGAGCACCTACCGCCGAGTGCCATGTCTTACGCTTCGCCCGAACACGGAACGGCCGATCACAGTGACCATGGGCAGCAACGAACTGGTGCCGCTGGACATGGCAGCCGTGCGCGCGGCCATTGCCCGCATTGAGAACGGATCCTTCAAGAAGGGTGAGGTGCCGCCGCTGTGGGATGGAAAGGCGACGGAGCGGATCGTAGAGGTGCTGGAGAGGGTGATGTGA
- a CDS encoding SDR family NAD(P)-dependent oxidoreductase, whose amino-acid sequence MSKKVLITGGAGFIGSALSKHLQEEGHEVFVLDNLSFGRRHLAGVPDDRFFQVDIRDLAATQQVMDDTRPNIVLHLAAIHFIPYCNQHPTEAADININGTINVLEAAGSKGSVEQVFVASTAAVYPIADGAMGEEHATGPMDIYGTTKLATEKIASEFHLRTKLPVLVGRFFNAFGPNETNPHLFPEIQRQVLGGARTLKLGNLDPKRDYIHTEDMSRAMSALLAMGNKGCDVFNIGRGIEYSVREIVEAFERQLGEKLSIEVDPARVRKVERMHLLADVRKLKTATGWEPRWGIDEGVATLLKESLDQFK is encoded by the coding sequence ATGTCGAAAAAGGTCCTCATCACCGGTGGCGCAGGCTTCATCGGGAGCGCGCTCAGCAAGCATTTGCAGGAGGAAGGCCACGAGGTGTTCGTGCTGGACAACCTGAGCTTCGGGCGCAGGCATCTGGCCGGTGTGCCCGATGATCGCTTTTTCCAAGTGGACATCCGCGACCTGGCGGCCACGCAGCAGGTAATGGACGACACGCGGCCGAACATCGTGCTGCACCTGGCGGCCATCCACTTCATCCCGTACTGCAACCAGCACCCGACCGAGGCCGCGGACATCAACATCAACGGCACCATCAATGTGCTGGAGGCCGCAGGTAGCAAGGGCAGTGTGGAGCAGGTGTTCGTGGCGAGCACAGCAGCTGTCTATCCCATCGCCGATGGCGCGATGGGTGAGGAGCATGCGACCGGTCCGATGGACATCTACGGCACCACCAAGCTGGCAACGGAGAAGATCGCGAGCGAGTTCCACCTGCGCACCAAACTACCCGTGCTCGTGGGCCGCTTTTTCAATGCGTTCGGTCCGAACGAAACGAACCCGCACTTGTTCCCTGAGATCCAACGGCAGGTCTTGGGCGGTGCGCGGACGCTCAAACTTGGGAACCTTGACCCCAAGCGCGATTACATCCATACCGAGGACATGAGCCGCGCGATGAGCGCACTGCTTGCAATGGGCAACAAGGGCTGCGACGTCTTCAACATCGGGCGCGGCATAGAGTACAGCGTGCGCGAGATCGTGGAAGCCTTCGAGCGGCAATTGGGAGAGAAGCTGAGCATTGAAGTTGACCCGGCACGCGTGCGCAAAGTGGAACGCATGCACCTGCTGGCCGATGTGCGCAAGTTGAAAACCGCCACGGGCTGGGAGCCGCGCTGGGGCATCGACGAAGGCGTGGCAACGCTGTTGAAGGAGAGCTTGGATCAATTCAAGTGA
- a CDS encoding glycosyltransferase family 4 protein, giving the protein MHIVLCTDGIFPHAVGGMQRHSRLLAEHLARNGKVTLTVIHPHKEQVFDATLGITEVRVQDINRDKFYLRELWRYSDRVGKELEQLEPDVVLSQGFCVWKGIGRFSDRLIVHPHGLEMFQMLTRKERMMGWPFRRSLRYILRHSKVCISLGGKLTGILQQQVEGSPCEVMVIPNAVEVPPALAAEQRATNSHQPTLLFVGRFAFNKGLDVLMALAQRLVAEGKQDLVRFQLAGDGPLLAHYQQVGLPANVELLGRVDDAQLQKLYSACSAFVLPTRFEGMPTVVLEAMVHAKPIIVSDVGATAELVTPHNGYLLPPGDESALYDAVVAFAERRTDIHAQMGQYSRQRVEERFSWPTVTKQFEGLFAQVGAKA; this is encoded by the coding sequence ATGCATATCGTCCTTTGCACCGACGGCATCTTCCCCCATGCCGTGGGCGGCATGCAGCGCCACTCACGGTTGCTGGCGGAGCATCTGGCGCGCAATGGGAAGGTTACGCTCACCGTCATTCATCCGCACAAGGAGCAGGTGTTCGATGCAACGTTGGGCATCACGGAAGTACGCGTGCAGGACATCAACCGCGACAAGTTCTACCTGCGCGAACTGTGGCGCTACAGCGACCGGGTAGGGAAGGAGCTGGAGCAACTGGAGCCTGATGTGGTCCTCAGCCAGGGCTTCTGCGTTTGGAAGGGCATCGGCCGGTTCAGCGACCGGTTGATCGTGCACCCGCACGGACTGGAGATGTTCCAGATGCTGACGAGGAAAGAGCGGATGATGGGGTGGCCCTTCCGAAGATCATTGCGTTACATCCTGCGCCACAGCAAAGTGTGCATTTCGCTTGGTGGTAAGCTCACCGGCATCCTTCAGCAGCAGGTTGAGGGTTCACCGTGCGAAGTGATGGTGATACCCAATGCTGTTGAAGTACCGCCAGCACTCGCTGCCGAACAACGAGCAACGAACAGCCATCAACCAACGCTGCTCTTCGTCGGCCGCTTCGCCTTCAACAAAGGCCTTGATGTGCTGATGGCTCTTGCACAACGATTGGTGGCTGAGGGCAAGCAGGACCTGGTGCGTTTCCAATTGGCGGGCGACGGACCTTTGCTCGCGCACTACCAACAGGTCGGCCTTCCGGCGAACGTTGAACTGCTGGGTCGCGTGGACGATGCGCAGTTGCAGAAACTCTATTCGGCTTGCAGCGCGTTCGTGCTTCCCACGCGTTTCGAAGGGATGCCCACGGTGGTGCTGGAAGCGATGGTGCATGCCAAGCCGATCATCGTGAGCGATGTGGGCGCCACGGCCGAACTGGTGACGCCACACAATGGCTACCTGCTGCCGCCGGGCGATGAGAGCGCCCTTTACGATGCGGTGGTTGCGTTCGCTGAGCGGCGTACCGACATCCATGCGCAGATGGGCCAATACAGCCGCCAGCGCGTCGAGGAGCGCTTCAGCTGGCCAACGGTGACCAAGCAGTTCGAAGGATTGTTCGCGCAGGTGGGGGCGAAGGCCTAG
- a CDS encoding glycosyltransferase — protein MAALRPGEPVLIVSHTFPPYRGIGGRRWAKLAKELARRGHPVHVVHADQGNELKGSLWDADVHHPLVRRYALPMRYPQVLMKRPLTSVVERIGYRFWMKVLPLIAHGNILDRSVRWALPLVAKCDALITQHGIKHVIATGPPFALLHHLLGLKHRPGVRLVADFRDPWTWGEVYGRSNMSAAQREAENKLEREVMAGYDGITTPSPFILHHLRTTYPQHAAKFSLLPHVIDPDELGPAAPTLEDGRFRMIYAGSVYNEPGFTAYFAEVLQAFQHVEHEVPERWRASSFDLFITGHDTTRWKRMAQEAGQSERIRFQQPLPAQQLFPLIQRADLVLAYMPPEKRDFVSTKFNELAWLGTPVLHIGEPGGLSEHITGKGLGRTVAVDGVADLLQRIIVGHEKVDSARTYRAEEHMLAAVCDQFIASLGN, from the coding sequence ATGGCAGCGCTCCGGCCCGGCGAACCTGTTCTCATTGTCAGCCACACCTTCCCGCCCTATCGCGGCATAGGTGGGCGGCGCTGGGCGAAACTGGCCAAGGAACTGGCCCGACGGGGCCACCCCGTGCATGTGGTGCATGCGGATCAGGGCAACGAACTGAAGGGTTCCCTCTGGGATGCCGACGTGCACCACCCGCTTGTCCGCCGGTACGCGCTGCCCATGCGTTACCCGCAAGTGCTGATGAAGCGGCCGCTCACTTCCGTCGTAGAGAGGATCGGATATCGTTTCTGGATGAAGGTGCTGCCGCTTATCGCCCATGGGAACATCCTGGACAGGTCCGTGCGTTGGGCACTACCGCTGGTGGCGAAGTGCGACGCGCTGATCACACAGCATGGCATCAAACACGTCATTGCTACCGGTCCGCCGTTCGCGCTGCTGCACCACTTGCTGGGGTTGAAGCATCGCCCGGGCGTTCGTCTGGTGGCCGACTTCCGTGACCCTTGGACATGGGGTGAGGTGTACGGCCGCAGCAACATGTCGGCTGCCCAACGCGAAGCCGAGAACAAGTTGGAGCGCGAGGTGATGGCCGGGTACGATGGCATCACAACACCATCTCCGTTCATCCTACACCACCTGCGGACCACCTATCCGCAGCATGCCGCAAAGTTCTCGCTCCTGCCCCATGTCATCGACCCGGACGAGCTCGGACCAGCCGCGCCGACGTTAGAGGACGGCCGCTTCCGGATGATCTATGCCGGCAGCGTGTACAACGAACCCGGCTTCACGGCCTACTTCGCTGAAGTGTTGCAGGCCTTCCAACACGTTGAGCACGAAGTACCGGAGCGTTGGCGTGCATCCTCGTTCGACCTGTTCATCACCGGTCACGACACCACGCGCTGGAAACGCATGGCGCAGGAAGCCGGACAGTCCGAGCGCATCCGCTTCCAACAACCCCTGCCCGCGCAGCAACTCTTCCCGCTCATCCAACGCGCTGATCTCGTGCTCGCCTACATGCCGCCCGAGAAACGCGACTTCGTGAGCACCAAGTTCAATGAGCTCGCATGGCTCGGAACACCGGTCCTGCACATCGGTGAGCCCGGCGGACTTTCAGAGCACATCACGGGCAAAGGACTCGGCCGAACGGTTGCCGTCGATGGGGTTGCGGACCTCCTGCAGCGGATCATCGTGGGCCACGAGAAGGTGGACAGCGCCCGGACCTATCGCGCCGAGGAGCACATGCTCGCCGCTGTGTGCGACCAGTTCATCGCCTCGCTTGGCAACTAG
- a CDS encoding GDP-mannose 4,6-dehydratase, translating to MRHALITGGSGFIGSHLVDRLLAEGGWRVTVVDNYDPFYDRGAKEANLVAHTGNEHLRVLEADILDNDLGERIGEGPIDVIVHIAAKAGVRPSIKDPVSYHRVNVTGTLKLLELARHRSVPHFVLASSSSVYGVDPNVPWKEQELGLKPISPYAATKLAAEQFGQVYAHLHGMKVTALRFFTVYGPRQRPDLAIHQFFRKVKAGVPIQQFGDGTTRRDYTFVDDIVSGMRAAMDRTKGERFEIYNLGNSATVMLKELIAAIETEAGAKAIIDLQPEQPGDVPQTYADTSKSREHLGFAPSTPLAIGLRKFHEWMRTVETVKQ from the coding sequence ATGCGGCACGCGCTCATTACCGGCGGTTCGGGGTTCATTGGAAGCCACTTGGTGGACCGCCTGTTGGCGGAAGGCGGATGGCGCGTGACCGTGGTGGACAACTACGATCCTTTTTACGACAGGGGTGCCAAGGAGGCGAACCTCGTGGCGCATACCGGCAACGAGCATTTGCGCGTGCTGGAGGCCGATATCCTGGACAACGACCTGGGGGAGCGGATCGGCGAAGGCCCCATCGATGTGATCGTCCATATTGCTGCGAAGGCCGGTGTTCGGCCGAGCATCAAGGATCCCGTCTCGTACCACCGTGTGAACGTCACAGGGACGTTGAAACTGCTTGAGCTGGCGCGGCATCGCAGTGTGCCCCATTTCGTGCTGGCCAGCAGCAGCAGCGTTTACGGTGTGGACCCGAACGTGCCTTGGAAAGAGCAGGAACTGGGCTTGAAGCCGATCAGTCCTTACGCGGCGACCAAACTGGCGGCGGAGCAGTTCGGACAGGTGTACGCTCACTTGCACGGGATGAAAGTGACGGCGTTGCGGTTCTTCACCGTGTACGGCCCGCGCCAACGTCCCGATCTGGCCATCCACCAGTTCTTCCGCAAGGTGAAGGCCGGGGTGCCCATCCAGCAGTTCGGCGATGGAACCACGCGCCGCGATTACACCTTCGTGGACGATATCGTGAGCGGTATGCGCGCCGCCATGGACAGGACGAAAGGGGAGCGCTTCGAGATCTACAACCTTGGCAACAGTGCCACCGTGATGCTCAAGGAACTCATCGCTGCCATTGAAACCGAAGCGGGCGCAAAAGCCATCATCGACCTTCAACCCGAGCAGCCCGGCGACGTGCCCCAGACCTACGCCGATACGAGCAAGAGCCGTGAGCACCTGGGGTTTGCCCCGAGCACACCACTGGCCATCGGCCTGCGTAAGTTCCACGAGTGGATGCGCACCGTGGAGACGGTGAAGCAATGA
- a CDS encoding glycosyltransferase family 4 protein: MRVVGISNKTRYWQHYAFSNPPDGYRYSRMADVPWHLLKVSNQFLAHTKLFHPLKKADIFHTYNSIVVNHRPWVIEVESYLPRYKPMPEDHFLFRWGLKRLRSNECKALIYTSENTMRMNRDRLIAEGVDPAKMHVIYRAIEQYQPGEKNKEAFTVLFAGNGFYRKGGIELLKAFQRLGRNDARLIIVSTMEVDWGKAPTAEEVAFAEKTIADDKRITLHRGMGHGALLQEMRKAHVFVSTTFADPFNNTVLEAMGAQLPIISSRVSSIPEMVEEGANGWLLPVSDRSSDAIADEIAERLRQLMDDGELLQRMSDRSLAITRGKFDLRVRNRRIAEVYDKALA; encoded by the coding sequence ATGCGGGTCGTTGGTATCAGCAACAAGACGCGCTACTGGCAGCACTACGCCTTCAGCAATCCGCCCGACGGCTACCGCTACAGCCGCATGGCCGACGTGCCGTGGCACTTGCTGAAGGTGAGCAACCAGTTCCTGGCGCACACCAAGTTGTTCCACCCGCTGAAGAAGGCCGACATCTTCCACACGTACAACAGCATCGTGGTGAACCACCGGCCGTGGGTGATCGAAGTGGAGAGCTACCTGCCGCGCTACAAGCCTATGCCCGAGGACCACTTCCTTTTCCGTTGGGGATTGAAGCGGCTACGCAGCAACGAGTGCAAGGCGCTCATCTACACCAGTGAGAACACCATGCGCATGAACCGCGACCGTCTCATCGCGGAAGGTGTCGATCCCGCCAAGATGCACGTGATCTACCGCGCCATTGAGCAGTACCAGCCGGGCGAAAAGAACAAAGAGGCCTTCACCGTCCTCTTCGCTGGCAACGGCTTCTACCGCAAGGGTGGGATCGAACTGCTGAAAGCCTTCCAGCGGCTCGGCCGCAACGATGCACGACTGATCATCGTGAGCACCATGGAGGTGGACTGGGGTAAAGCGCCCACTGCTGAGGAAGTAGCCTTTGCGGAGAAGACCATTGCGGATGACAAGCGCATCACCTTGCACCGTGGTATGGGCCATGGCGCGTTGCTGCAGGAGATGCGCAAGGCCCATGTGTTCGTGAGCACCACGTTCGCGGATCCGTTCAACAATACCGTGCTGGAGGCGATGGGGGCCCAGCTTCCCATCATCAGCAGCCGCGTGAGCTCCATCCCCGAGATGGTGGAAGAGGGTGCGAACGGCTGGTTGTTGCCGGTGTCCGATCGTAGCAGCGATGCCATTGCAGATGAGATCGCTGAGCGCTTGCGGCAATTGATGGACGACGGCGAACTGCTTCAGCGCATGAGCGATCGCTCACTGGCCATCACGCGCGGAAAATTCGACCTGCGTGTGCGTAATCGGCGCATCGCGGAGGTGTACGACAAGGCGCTCGCCTGA
- a CDS encoding T9SS type A sorting domain-containing protein: protein MRNNLVLSALVVSSGLAAQAVLVSGTSLSVASGTALRVEGTTTWLLESGSSFINDGSVVFGPVAVLDEQPGAPITGSGTERTHRYYPAPLASEEPAGLGFSLTTTSAPDSLLIVRGHLPRLNNTNNESIARWFEVRGANGTLPGSTGTFAYDQSELNGIPEAALRMASNNNGGAWWPELNSTLDQANNTASASLPDSLGWFTLFDDAVITEVGEYVPVLNGFALFPTVANEEVTIVGKSHVTECLVMDASGRTVAAATGTGMSTGIDVRHLAPGTYVVRVNGSATLRFVKP from the coding sequence ATGCGCAACAACTTGGTCCTTTCCGCACTGGTGGTTTCCAGCGGACTGGCAGCACAGGCCGTGCTGGTCAGCGGGACATCATTGAGCGTTGCTTCAGGAACTGCTCTGCGCGTAGAAGGAACCACCACTTGGCTTCTGGAAAGCGGTTCCTCCTTCATCAATGACGGTAGTGTTGTCTTTGGACCGGTGGCTGTGCTCGACGAGCAGCCGGGTGCTCCGATCACCGGCAGCGGCACGGAGCGCACGCACCGGTACTACCCCGCTCCCTTGGCCAGCGAAGAGCCTGCAGGACTAGGCTTCAGCCTCACAACTACTTCCGCACCGGACAGCCTGCTGATCGTTCGCGGTCACCTGCCCCGTTTGAACAACACGAACAACGAGAGCATTGCCCGCTGGTTCGAGGTTCGCGGTGCGAACGGGACATTGCCCGGCAGCACGGGCACCTTTGCCTACGACCAGTCCGAACTGAACGGCATACCGGAGGCGGCGCTGCGTATGGCCAGCAACAACAATGGTGGTGCTTGGTGGCCTGAACTGAACAGCACATTGGACCAAGCGAACAACACCGCCTCGGCATCCTTGCCCGACAGCCTGGGTTGGTTCACGCTGTTCGACGATGCTGTGATCACTGAGGTCGGTGAGTACGTACCTGTACTTAACGGCTTCGCGCTCTTCCCCACCGTAGCCAATGAGGAAGTGACGATCGTTGGAAAGAGCCATGTCACTGAATGCCTTGTGATGGATGCATCCGGGCGCACAGTTGCAGCCGCAACCGGCACAGGGATGTCCACTGGAATTGATGTCCGGCACCTGGCCCCCGGCACCTACGTGGTTCGCGTGAACGGTTCTGCAACGCTTCGTTTCGTGAAACCATGA
- a CDS encoding CotH kinase family protein — MKGNWQGPVVLALAAFGSLAWAVRVTPDHSCIPPPYDHGEPEKLVLVRTASRWLHPIGDQPVLEHQRGDGNRWVRSLPTELHGSLPIVSLVVDPNDLFGDESGIYTVGNAFLHDQDQVTLKYLREPRWWKYPGNYLFRGKEWERDANIEIYAPGGMLKCNDPVGVRINGNTTRGFPQKALRISFKDDKPIHLFGSEARRYDEIVLRASGNDQDRTMFRDALQHRLCEGMAFDVSRAQQSVVYINGAYWGIHNIRERIEDDELAIRHGLKKKHIVILADRALPYRNDDDGVEAKRFRSWLKRMERMTATAEALPDSIEAIIDVESFLQYMSAQIVFGNTDWPDQNVKYWRWTDEQDTTNTKTDGRWRFIMGDSDLSFGYEEIAPDKYLNMFDHLRRKQGPVARLFKMCIAVPELKQRFDAVLRNQLAGPLSSERMEAAVLGMSNRIDAEMHRHVRRWRRPADHGAWQAHVDAMVNFAHDRPRQVLAWWEAERAVE, encoded by the coding sequence ATGAAGGGCAACTGGCAAGGGCCGGTGGTGTTGGCGCTGGCAGCCTTTGGCAGTTTGGCTTGGGCTGTTCGCGTAACGCCCGATCACAGTTGCATCCCACCACCGTATGACCACGGCGAACCGGAGAAGTTGGTGCTTGTCCGGACCGCTTCGCGATGGCTGCACCCCATCGGCGATCAGCCGGTATTGGAGCATCAGCGTGGAGATGGCAACAGATGGGTGCGGAGTTTGCCCACCGAGCTTCATGGGTCTCTGCCGATAGTGTCCTTGGTTGTTGATCCCAATGACCTCTTCGGCGACGAAAGTGGCATTTACACGGTCGGCAACGCCTTCCTCCACGATCAGGACCAAGTGACGCTGAAGTACCTGCGCGAGCCGCGCTGGTGGAAGTACCCCGGCAACTACCTGTTCCGTGGGAAAGAGTGGGAGCGGGACGCCAACATCGAGATCTATGCACCTGGTGGCATGCTTAAGTGCAATGATCCTGTAGGTGTGCGGATCAACGGAAATACCACACGGGGCTTTCCGCAGAAGGCGTTACGGATCTCGTTCAAGGACGACAAACCGATCCATTTGTTCGGGAGCGAAGCGCGCAGGTACGATGAGATCGTGCTCCGCGCTAGTGGGAATGACCAGGACCGCACCATGTTCCGCGATGCGTTGCAGCACCGCTTGTGCGAGGGCATGGCCTTCGACGTGAGCCGCGCACAGCAAAGTGTGGTATACATCAACGGAGCGTACTGGGGCATCCACAACATCCGCGAGCGCATCGAGGACGATGAACTGGCCATCCGCCACGGCCTGAAGAAGAAGCACATCGTCATACTGGCGGACCGCGCCTTGCCCTACCGCAACGACGATGACGGCGTGGAGGCCAAGCGTTTCAGAAGCTGGCTGAAGAGAATGGAGCGGATGACCGCGACTGCGGAGGCGCTTCCGGACAGCATAGAAGCGATCATCGATGTGGAGAGTTTCCTCCAATACATGAGCGCGCAGATCGTCTTCGGCAACACCGATTGGCCCGACCAGAACGTGAAGTACTGGCGTTGGACAGATGAGCAGGACACGACCAACACGAAGACCGATGGACGCTGGCGCTTCATCATGGGCGACAGCGACCTGAGCTTCGGCTACGAGGAAATTGCTCCGGACAAGTACTTGAACATGTTCGATCACTTGCGCCGGAAGCAGGGGCCTGTGGCGCGGTTGTTCAAGATGTGCATTGCCGTTCCGGAGCTGAAGCAAAGGTTCGATGCGGTCCTGCGCAACCAGTTGGCAGGACCGCTTTCTTCCGAGCGCATGGAAGCGGCCGTTCTCGGCATGTCGAACCGCATTGATGCCGAGATGCACCGCCACGTGCGCAGGTGGCGCCGACCGGCCGACCACGGTGCATGGCAGGCCCACGTCGATGCGATGGTCAACTTTGCGCACGACAGGCCCCGCCAGGTCCTCGCGTGGTGGGAAGCTGAACGAGCAGTGGAATGA
- a CDS encoding O-antigen ligase family protein, with translation MSAIIDFVRKHLQLFVLVMLWVVVTVYLGPLVYLLLPASLFLMRTSDRYADILFGFIAVLVMSDMDPDIVAMDPIKTAKNFAIIALSIMFFMDRGRFGQLSGVFPVFLPFFVFSILPLVFSNRVPVASQKTLSYALLFLVVPNWVLMNFRTHGWDFVRNLIFFLCLILLVSPLLGRINQWYTVIDGRYRGIFGNPNGLGIFCFLSFLIVAVSEYMNKDLFPNRITRWIVYGIILFNLVRCGSRTSLTATLMFVMFSRFFSVSPFIGFIIFLSFVAGLQYLTANLANIVIALGLQEFMRVDTLEDGSGRYFAWAFAWEKIQGYFLMGGGFGNDEYVMRQNYEYLRSQGHHGGVHNSYLTMWFNVGIIGVLIYMRSLFVIFVKASKHVPIAFAVLFSIMFSALYESWLNGSLNPFTILVVIVITLMSEVEIADPAAVEEPEADLAADAGPVPGLVLPAR, from the coding sequence ATGAGCGCCATCATCGACTTCGTGCGCAAGCATTTGCAGCTGTTCGTGCTGGTGATGCTCTGGGTGGTGGTCACCGTCTACCTCGGTCCGCTCGTCTACTTGCTGCTGCCGGCTTCGCTCTTCCTGATGCGTACCAGCGATCGTTACGCCGATATCCTCTTCGGTTTCATTGCCGTGCTGGTGATGTCCGATATGGACCCCGATATCGTGGCCATGGACCCCATCAAGACGGCCAAGAACTTCGCCATCATTGCCCTGAGCATCATGTTCTTCATGGACCGGGGCCGGTTCGGTCAGCTCAGTGGGGTGTTCCCGGTCTTCCTGCCGTTCTTCGTGTTCTCCATTCTGCCGTTGGTGTTCAGCAATCGGGTGCCGGTGGCATCCCAGAAAACGCTGAGCTATGCGCTGCTCTTCCTCGTGGTGCCCAATTGGGTGCTCATGAACTTCAGGACCCATGGTTGGGATTTCGTCCGAAACCTCATCTTCTTCCTCTGCCTCATCCTGTTGGTCAGCCCGTTGCTGGGGCGCATCAACCAGTGGTATACCGTCATCGATGGCCGCTACCGGGGCATTTTCGGGAATCCCAACGGGCTGGGCATTTTCTGCTTCCTGTCCTTCCTCATCGTGGCGGTGAGCGAGTACATGAACAAGGATCTCTTCCCCAACCGTATCACCCGGTGGATCGTGTACGGGATCATACTGTTCAACCTCGTTCGTTGTGGTTCACGCACGAGCCTCACGGCAACCTTGATGTTCGTGATGTTCTCACGGTTCTTCAGCGTTTCGCCGTTCATCGGTTTCATCATCTTCCTGTCGTTCGTGGCCGGTTTGCAATACCTCACGGCCAACCTTGCCAACATCGTCATCGCGCTCGGTCTGCAGGAGTTCATGCGGGTGGATACACTGGAGGACGGCAGCGGCCGGTACTTCGCTTGGGCGTTCGCGTGGGAGAAGATCCAGGGTTATTTCCTGATGGGCGGTGGTTTCGGCAACGACGAATACGTGATGCGGCAGAACTATGAATACCTGCGTTCCCAAGGGCACCACGGAGGGGTGCACAACAGTTACCTCACCATGTGGTTCAATGTGGGCATCATCGGTGTGCTCATCTACATGCGCAGCCTGTTCGTCATCTTCGTGAAAGCCAGCAAGCACGTGCCCATTGCCTTCGCTGTGCTGTTCTCCATCATGTTCAGCGCGCTCTACGAAAGCTGGTTGAACGGCTCGCTCAATCCGTTCACCATCCTCGTGGTCATCGTCATCACCCTGATGAGCGAAGTGGAGATCGCAGACCCCGCAGCCGTCGAGGAGCCGGAAGCCGACCTTGCCGCCGATGCCGGCCCCGTGCCCGGTTTGGTGCTGCCGGCGCGTTGA